From a region of the Saccharomyces paradoxus chromosome IV, complete sequence genome:
- the TRR1 gene encoding thioredoxin-disulfide reductase TRR1 (Cytoplasmic thioredoxin reductase~similar to YDR353W), with protein sequence MVHNKVTIIGSGPAAHTAAIYLARAEIKPILYEGMMANGIAAGGQLTTTTEIENFPGFPDGLTGSELMDRMREQSTKFGTEIITETVSKVDLSSKPFKLWTEFNEDAEPVTTDAIILATGASAKRMHLPGEETYWQKGISACAVCDGAVPIFRNKPLAVIGGGDSACEEAQFLTKYGSKVFMLVRKDHLRASTIMQKRAEQNEKIEILYNTVALEAKGDGKLLNALRIKNTKKNEEADLPVNGLFYAIGHSPATKIVAGQVNTDEAGYIKTVPGSSLTSVPGFFAAGDVQDSKYRQAITSAGSGCMAALDAEKYLTSLE encoded by the coding sequence atgGTTCACAACAAAGTTACTATCATCGGTTCAGGCCCAGCTGCGCACACCGCCGCCATCTATTTAGCAAGAGCAGAAATCAAACCAATCTTATACGAAGGTATGATGGCGAACGGTATTGCTGCCGGTGGGCAACTAACCACCACCacagaaattgaaaactttcCAGGTTTCCCAGATGGTCTGACAGGTAGCGAACTGATGGACAGAATGAGAGAACAATCCACGAAATTTGGCACTGAAATTATTACAGAGACAGTTTCCAAAGTTGATCTGTCTTCCAAGCCATTCAAATTATGGACCgaatttaatgaagatgCAGAACCTGTGACCACGGACGCTATAATCTTAGCCACAGGCGCTTCTGCTAAGAGAATGCACTTACCGGGTGAGGAAACCTACTGGCAAAAGGGTATTTCTGCCTGTGCCGTGTGTGATGGTGCCGTTCCTATTTTCAGAAACAAGCCATTGGCAGTTATTGGTGGTGGTGACTCTGCATGTGAAGAAGCTCAGTTCTTGACCAAGTACGGCTCAAAAGTGTTCATGCTTGTCAGAAAAGATCATTTGCGTGCTTCTACCATTATGCAAAAACGTGCTGAGCAgaacgaaaaaattgaaatccTTTACAATACTGTTGCGCTAGAAGCTAAGGGGGATGGTAAATTATTGAATGCCTTAAGGATTAAGAACactaaaaagaatgaagaagCTGACTTGCCAGTCAACGGTTTATTTTACGCTATTGGCCACTCTCCAGCAACGAAAATTGTCGCTGGCCAAGTCAACACTGATGAAGCAGGCTACATTAAGACTGTCCCAGGCTCCTCATTGACCTCTGTGCCAGGGTTTTTCGCTGCTGGTGATGTCCAGGATTCTAAATACAGACAAGCTATTACTTCTGCTGGCTCCGGTTGTATGGCCGCTTTGGACGCTGAGAAATACTTAACTTCCTTAGAATAG
- the TRP4 gene encoding anthranilate phosphoribosyltransferase (Anthranilate phosphoribosyl transferase~similar to YDR354W) produces MSEATLLSYTKKLLDSPPQLTSVDLHDALLVILSLLKKCDTDNDENLSIYTKVSSFLTALRVTKLDHKAEYIAEAAKAVLRHSDLVDLPLPMKNGLSSEEGPVILDIVGTGGDGQNTFNVSTSAAIVASGIQGLKVCKHGGKASTSNSGAGDLIGTLGCDISKVTSSTVPSLWPDNTFLFLLAPFFHHGMGHASKIRKLLGIPTIFNVLGPLLHPVSHVNKRILGVYSKELAPEYAKAAALVYPESETFIVWGHVGLDEVSPIGKTTVWHVDPTSSELKLKTFQLEPSMFGLEEHELSKCASYGPKVNARILREEVLSGKNHLGDNNAIYDYILMNTAALYCLSQGHQNWKEGIIKAEQSIHSGNALRSLEHFIASVNSL; encoded by the coding sequence ATGTCTGAGGCGACTCTGTTATCTTATACTAAGAAATTATTGGATTCACCGCCACAATTGACTAGCGTAGACTTACACGATGCGCTACTGGTCATATTAAgtcttttgaagaaatgtGACACAGATAACGATGAGAATCTTTCCATCTATACCAAGGTTTCCAGTTTTCTCACGGCATTGAGAGTTACTAAACTTGATCATAAAGCGGAATACATTGCAGAAGCTGCGAAGGCCGTGCTGAGACATTCCGACCTTGTTGATCTACCTTTACCGATGAAGAACGGATTATCATCAGAGGAAGGGCCAGTGATCTTAGATATTGTAGGTACCGGTGGTGACGGACAGAATACTTTTAATGTTTCCACTTCTGCTGCTATCGTTGCTTCCGGGATTCAGGGTCTGAAAGTTTGTAAACACGGCGGTAAAGCTTCCACATCTAATAGTGGGGCTGGTGACCTGATTGGAACTTTAGGCTGTGATATATCCAAGGTTACTTCATCAACAGTGCCCAGCTTATGGCCAGATAACACATTTCTGTTTCTACTTGcccctttttttcatcatggAATGGGTCACGCTTCAAAGATACGCAAACTTCTTGGAATTCCAACCATTTTCAACGTGCTAGGACCACTTCTACATCCAGTTAGTCACGtcaataaaagaatattagGCGTTTACTCAAAGGAGCTTGCGCCTGAATATGCCAAGGCAGCCGCTTTGGTATATCCAGAAAGCGAAACTTTCATAGTTTGGGGGCATGTTGGGTTAGACGAGGTATCACCTATAGGTAAAACTACCGTCTGGCATGTCGATCCAACATCTTCCGAACTTAAACTGAAAACCTTCCAATTAGAACCTTCAATGTTTGGTTTGGAAGAGCACGAATTGTCGAAGTGTGCTTCATACGGGCCCAAAGTGAATGCAAGAATTCTAAGAGAGGAAGTCCTGTCCGGCAAAAACCACCTTGGCGACAATAATGCTATTTATGACTACATTTTGATGAACACCGCCGCGTTATATTGTTTGAGCCAAGGTCATCAGAACTGGAAGGAAGGGATCATCAAGGCAGAACAAAGCATACATTCCGGTAACGCATTACGTTCTTTAGAACACTTTATAGCTAGTGTGAACTCCTTGTAG
- the SPC110 gene encoding Spc110p (Inner plaque spindle pole body (SPB) component~similar to YDR356W), producing MDEASHLPNGSLKNMEFTPVGFIKSKRNSTQTHIVSPTKVPNANDSDENEGPVRKKQRRSIDDTIDSTRLFSETSQFDDSFPEIKANIPPSPRSGNVDKSRKRNLIDDLKKDVPMSQPLKEQEVREHQMKKERFERALESKLLGKRHITYAHSELSNKELYINEIKSLKHEIKELRKEKNDTLNNYDTLEEETDDLKNRLQELEKELDAKNKIVNSRKVEDHSGCIEEREQIERKLAESDRKLKAAKDQVQELENNRDVQELQLKSKEDELKKLINELNELKSNAEEKDTQFELKKNELRKRTNELNELKIKSDETDSQLKQKQNELRRLKNELNELENNFSENGSQSFAKENELKESKKKIAELEEEINAKSSQLTAKESKLASLMAQLTQLENKLNQKDSQLGSREEELKTLNDKLQRDIRIAREETSSRDERITDLQKKVKRLENDLFVIKKTHSESKSITNDELDSKGKLIKTLEKDLKIAQEKYSKIEKEFKERESNYKNSESKMGDENTKLNEKISNLVAENSQLKSKLDEESTVTYHMKETYEEQLDLLRKEVEEYKENTKDSEDKVEELKIRIAENSAKVSEKRSKDIKEKEEQINELAHNLKLQEDEISSLKTIINRYKRDFNQLKSEQGNIQRDLNLQILNLENKLIESEDELRSLRDSQRIEIENWKRKYNNLSLENDRLLTEKGSASDKEHEVSLLNRKIDELDKEKWNLQESKEKYKRELQKVIAANDRLRREKEELNENSNNIRIMEDKMARIKKSYLSEITSLQEENRRLEERLILNERRKDDDSTMQLNDVISYYKLKYHSEVRHNNDLKVINDYLNKVLALGTRRLRLDTRKGEHSLNISLPEDDELDRDYYNSHIYTRYHDYDYPLRFNLNRRGPYFERRLSFKTVALLVLACVRMKRIAFYRRSDDTRLRILRDRIDSNSGRISW from the coding sequence ATGGACGAAGCGTCACATCTCCCAAATGGGAGCTTGAAAAACATGGAGTTCACGCCTGTAGGATTTATCAAATCTAAACGAAACTCGACGCAGACACATATTGTATCACCCACTAAGGTGCCAAACGCAAATGATAGTGACGAAAACGAAGGACCTGTCAGGAAAAAGCAGAGAAGAAGTATTGATGATACCATTGACTCCACGAGACTGTTTAGTGAAACCTCACAATTCGATGACAGCTTTCCAGAAATTAAGGCTAACATTCCGCCCAGTCCAAGGTCAGGTAATGTTGATAAAAGCCGCAAGAGAAACCTGATTgatgatttgaagaaagatgTGCCAATGTCTCAGCCTTtgaaagaacaagaagtGAGAGAACACcaaatgaagaaagagCGGTTTGAGCGTGCGCTAGAGAGTAAATTACTGGGGAAAAGACACATAACATATGCACATTCTGAACTTTCTAATAAAGAACTCTACAttaatgaaatcaaaagtTTGAAGCACGAAATTAAAGAACTaaggaaggaaaaaaacgATACTCTCAATAATTATGACActcttgaagaagaaacggATGACTTAAAGAACAGATTACAAGAGCTAGAAAAAGAACTAGACgccaaaaacaaaattgtgaattcaagaaaagtAGAAGATCACTCTGGATGCATAGAAGAACGTGAACaaatagaaagaaaattagCTGAATCAGATAGAAAACTGAAAGCAGCGAAAGACCAAGTGcaagaattagaaaataataGAGACGTACAAGAATTACAATTGAAATCCAAGGAAGAtgagttgaaaaaattaataaacGAGTTAAACGAGTTGAAAAGCAATGCagaggaaaaagatacGCAGTTTGAactcaagaaaaatgaactGAGGAAACGAACAAACGAATTAAATGAGTTGAAAATTAAGTCTGATGAGACGGATTCACAATTAAAGCAAAAGCAAAATGAATTAAGAAGGctaaaaaatgaattaaaTGAGCTCGAAAACAACTTCAGTGAAAATGGTTCACAATCATTTGCAAAAGAGAACGAATTGAAAGagtccaaaaaaaaaatagctGAGCTAGAGGAAGAGATAAACGCAAAAAGTTCACAGTTGACCGCAAAAGAAAGTAAACTAGCTTCATTAATGGCTCAACTAACTCAACTAGAGAATAAACTTAATCAAAAAGACTCACAGTTAGGCTCAagggaagaagaattaaaaaCTCTCAACGATAAGTTACAAAGAGATATTAGAATAGCAAGAGAGGAAACTTCCTCGAGAGACGAACGAATAACTGACTTACAAAAAAAGGTCAAAAGGTTAGAAAATGACTTATTtgtgataaaaaaaacgcACAGTGAATCTAAATCTATTACTAATGATGAACTAGACTCTAAAGGTAAACTTATTaaaactttggaaaaggatTTAAAGATTGCACAAGAGAAATACTCTAagatagaaaaagaatttaaaGAAAGGGAATCCAACTATAAAAATTCCGAATCAAAGATGGGAGATGAAAATACCAAactgaatgaaaaaatttctaacTTGGTCGCAGAAAACTCACAGCTAAAAAGTAAATTAGATGAGGAGTCGACGGTAACTTACCATATGAAAGAAACTTATGAGGAACAGTTAGACTTGTTAAGGAAAGAAGTCGAAGAGTACAAGGAAAATACAAAGGATTCTGAAGACAAAGTTGAGGAACTAAAAATTAGAATTGCGGAAAATTCTGCCAAAGTATCCgaaaaaagatcaaaagatataaaagaaaaagaggaacaGATCAACGAACTCGCTCACAACCTAAAACttcaagaagatgaaataagTTCATTAAAAACCATAATTAATAGGTACAAAAGAGATTTCAATCAATTGAAATCTGAACAGGGTAATATTCAACGTGACTTAAATTTACAAATACTAAATCtagaaaacaaattgaTAGAGAGTGAGGATGAATTAAGATCTCTAAGAGACTCCCAAAGAATTGAGATAGAAAactggaaaagaaaatataacaaTCTCTCTCTGGAAAATGACAGATTGTTGACAGAAAAAGGATCTGCATCAGATAAAGAACATGAAGTATCTCTCTTGAACAGAAAGATTGATGAAttagataaagaaaaatggaacTTACAGGAGtctaaagaaaaatataagcGCGAACTACAGAAGGTAATTGCTGCTAATGATCGTTtgagaagagaaaaagaagaactaAATGAGAACAGCAATAATATTCGTATCATGGAAGATAAAATGGCCAGGATAAAAAAGAGTTATTTGAGTGAAATCACTTCTTTACAAGAGGAAAACAGGAGACTTGAAGAACGCCTTATATTAAACGAGAGACGCAAAGATGATGATTCAACCATGCAATTAAATGACGTCATAAGTTATTATAAATTGAAGTATCATTCAGAAGTAAGACACAACAACGACCTAAAAGTGATCAATGATTATTTAAACAAGGTTCTTGCTTTGGGTACCCGCCGTTTAAGATTGGACACGAGGAAAGGTGAGCATAGTTTAAACATTTCACTTCCAGAGGATGACGAATTAGACCGTGACTACTATAATAGTCATATTTATACAAGGTATCATGACTATGATTATCCGCTTAGATTCAACTTGAATAGAAGAGGCCCATATTTCGAGCGCCGCTTAAGCTTCAAAACAGTTGCTCTTTTAGTACTTGCTTGTGTGAGGATGAAAAGAATTGCTTTTTACAGAAGATCAGACGATACTAGATTGCGAATACTAAGAGATAGAATTGATAGCAATAGTGGGCGTATATCTTGGTAG
- the CNL1 gene encoding Cnl1p (Subunit of the BLOC-1 complex involved in endosomal maturation~similar to YDR357C) — MQDNSSHSRESASAGDDPLGIDKLTVDYDYLLYKIKDYVQSIQLDTTELCKKQNEVMVNGIIENTIDKNIAKFKQLLEKCDTLENHYEMLNQLAMITDTFKERIAEAVNDYNSIKKGASKSK; from the coding sequence ATGCAAGACAACTCAAGTCATTCCAGAGAGTCAGCTTCAGCTGGTGATGATCCTCTTGGAATTGATAAGTTGACAGTCGATTACGATTACTTACtttataaaataaaagactATGTACAAAGTATACAATTGGATACTACGGAGCTATGtaaaaagcaaaatgaAGTGATGGTAAATGGTATTATCGAAAACACCATagataaaaatattgcGAAGTTTAAACAGCTTCTTGAAAAGTGCGATACATTAGAAAATCATTATGAAATGTTAAACCAACTGGCGATGATAACGGATACCTTCAAGGAAAGAATTGCGGAGGCCGTAAATGATTACAATAGCATAAAAAAAGGCGCTAGTAAATCTAAATAG
- the GGA1 gene encoding ubiquitin-binding protein (Golgi-localized protein similar to gamma-adaptin~similar to YDR358W), with translation MPQRIELTSEPVIKPRSTESSLLRKIQRACRSTLPEPDLGLNLDVADYINSKQGATPREAVLAIEKLVNNGDTQAAVFALSLLDVLVKNCGYSIHLQISRKEFLNDLVKRFPEQPPLRYSKVQQMILEAIEEWYQTICKHASYKDDLQYISDMHKLLKYKGYTFPKVGSENLAVLRPNDQLRTASELQEERERAQAAKLEELIRSGKPDDLKEANKLMKVMAGFKDDTKVAVKQAINNELNKLKRKADLFDEMLTSTEEPDLENETIQELYGDLKSAQPKFKKLIEEERDDDALVNNLSKFNDLVVQLLEKYRSIKGVKEEERSTIDTDESAKEFNLIDFDDDSTANVLPVTSSGKPLQLSEDLLGDLNNLSLSSSEKLKENSAFVDIFGDNHPKSTGIDLLDFGSQTGETKAGTSSYSNSFDLPNGLINNSSNSKENSAQLQRHILNESDQLRIDYELIRESITKLRLVIFYSNLSNDPVTNFALLLASPKGTTLSLQPQSGNILQSKSRDGIKQIASIEGMAVNLGKHIKLKWKASYNTKDGSKEESGTATLPII, from the coding sequence ATGCCACAAAGAATTGAGCTTACCTCCGAACCGGTGATAAAACCACGCTCTACTGAGAGCTCACTGCTCAGAAAGATACAAAGAGCGTGTAGATCCACATTGCCTGAACCAGATTTGGGTTTAAATTTAGATGTAGCCGACTATATCAATTCAAAGCAGGGGGCAACACCTAGAGAGGCTGTCTTAGCGATTGAGAAATTGGTCAATAATGGGGACACACAAGCGGCTGTTTTTGCACTTTCACTACTAGATGttttggtaaaaaattGCGGTTACTCTATCCATTTGCAAATCTCCAGGAAAGAATTCTTAAACGATCTCGTCAAAAGATTTCCAGAGCAACCACCATTGAGATATTCCAAGGTGCAACAAATGATTCTTGAGGCCATCGAGGAATGGTACCAAACCATCTGCAAACATGCCAGCTACAAGGACGATCTTCAATATATCAGCGACATGCACAAATTACTGAAATACAAAGGTTATACTTTCCCAAAAGTTGGGAGTGAAAACCTGGCAGTGTTGAGACCGAATGACCAACTGAGGACGGCTAGTGAGCTACAAGAAGAACGGGAGAGAGCTCAAGCTGCGAAACTAGAAGAGCTGATAAGAAGCGGCAAGCCAGATGACTTGAAGGAGGCTAACAAACTAATGAAAGTTATGGCGGGATTTAAAGATGACACTAAGGTAGCTGTCAAACAAGCAATCAACAATGAGCTAAATAAgctcaaaagaaaagctgaTTTGTTCGATGAAATGCTGACTTCTACTGAGGAGCCcgatttggaaaatgaaactatACAAGAGCTGTATGGCGACTTAAAATCAGCGCAACCGAAATTCAAAAAGCTCATTGAGGAAGAACGCGACGACGATGCGCTTGTTAATAACCTATCAAAATTTAACGACCTAGTGGTCCAATTGTTAGAAAAATACAGGTCAATAAAGGGCGtgaaggaagaagaacgAAGTACCATCGATACAGATGAATCCGCGAAAGAGTTTAATTTAATAGATTTTGATGACGACTCAACGGCAAACGTTTTACCTGTGACGTCTTCAGGTAAACCTTTGCAACTTTCTGAGGATCTTTTAGGGGATCTCAATAATTTAAGtttgtcatcatcagaaaagcttaaagaaaacagtgCTTTTGTTGATATATTTGGTGACAATCACCCAAAGTCTACTGGCATAGATTTATTGGACTTTGGTTCGCAAACTGGAGAAACTAAAGCCGGAACATCTTCATATTCTAACTCATTTGATCTACCTAACGgtttaataaataattcaAGTAActccaaagaaaattcagctCAGTTGCAAAGACATATACTCAACGAATCAGATCAATTAAGGATTGATTACGAATTGATCCGTGAATCAATAACAAAGCTAAGATTAGTCATCTTCTATTCAAACTTAAGCAATGATCCAGTCACTAATTTCGCACTTTTACTTGCATCGCCCAAAGGCACGACATTGTCTCTGCAGCCACAATCGGGCAATATTCTTCAGAGTAAGTCCAGAGATGGCATAAAACAGATTGCTTCAATAGAAGGTATGGCTGTTAATTTAGGGAAGCATATCAAGTTGAAATGGAAAGCTAGTTACAACACCAAGGATGGTTCGAAGGAAGAATCGGGCACTGCCACTTTGCCCATAATATAA
- the EAF1 gene encoding Eaf1p (Component of the NuA4 histone acetyltransferase complex~similar to YDR359C), with amino-acid sequence MSSRSSPTVSNSTSLSDGHISDKNKLTKTEDLIDERDRKLTELYCVSRLNQLLELTDENKLRKEIDGFLKKNDIRRGIRFDDASLPKFLHSAMTPTAKKKSKEANLISISNQTLSDSKIGKEPLGSSEKISVKSENHFITNHDNSIRENMMKTLTPVEKAGGTWNKRPLESTMGSEEQRHEKRQKMQSQSLESSNNSEITSLPISPRPPVPDALAHYTYYEDIEYPPADPTTVQPAMRFRDPLIKNIMEKGIETSDHYNENNVDASETLFLLMNDYIPSKIPQALPLAELKYMSQTLPLINLIPRAHKALTTNIINNALNEARITVVGSRIEELRRLGLWSLRQPKRFIDPWKQHNTHQNTLLEEAKWMQADFKEGHKYKVATCTAIAQAMRDYWIYGEICCVKRKIVLTSKEDTLLSDGRVSEKSVRPSDISTNDSDINIAGKDDTEAAINVDNTTTKESAAATNYRNGNGNNEPRPRSKLDFVDGCLAQKAANYQAVPSIDTKLLFKKPSSSSEIVCIQHDVAASSALIGTEESEKDLAPPFKLAIFVDELSAFEKTLVQDLPIYSGIIEEQPKGDDSLPFIPISKSVVSLDDNGFYKLLERQLIDEEPSISQLSKRRGMFYGNRRNHYLRPPAVPSLRYLQNRTPTIWLSEDDQELVKNINTYGYNWELISAHMTHRLTYSYLSNIERRTPWQCFERFVQLNERFNFSDLKGPRAHSAQQWLIEAHKFQQRQNRRISPLGVNTESIQRGHRRLRWASMFEAIRKCMKKRENTPRPNPTQPRKPLDCKNMKVPTPAEMSLLKAQRDEALRRDIQLRRTVKNRLQQRQQQSQQAHSSRAQSPVPSNGKSSNLARGGQASTLRPSQKQYTEQDIIESYSRKLLEQKPDIGPEMALKAAKNYYRTLKEQQQQLKQHQIQQQRLQLQEDSSQVQHLQQLQTGSQAPPPKASPSQSSLSNLSNINSASRIKSPTPQEILQRFQKQ; translated from the coding sequence ATGTCCTCACGTTCAAGTCCAACGGTGTCCAACTCAACATCACTCAGCGACGGCCACATCAGTGATAAAAATAAGCTTACTAAAACGGAGGATTTAATTGATGAAAGAGACAGAAAATTAACCGAACTCTACTGCGTATCCCGCCTGAACCAGCTGCTAGAATTGACGGATGAGAACAAACTCCGGAAGGAAATAGATGGgtttctgaagaaaaatgacaTACGAAGGGGTATAAGGTTTGATGACGCATCACTGCCGAAATTTTTACATTCAGCTATGACTCCCAcagcaaagaagaaatctaAGGAGGCAAATCTGATAAGTATATCTAACCAGACACTATCCGATTCGAAAATAGGTAAAGAACCACTAGGTAGTAGCGAAAAGATATCGGTCAAATCAGAGAATCATTTTATAACAAACCACGATAATTCAATTCGTgaaaatatgatgaaaaCTTTAACGCCAGTTGAAAAGGCAGGAGGTACGTGGAACAAAAGGCCACTTGAGTCAACCATGGGAAGCGAAGAACAGCGGCATGAGAAAAGGCAGAAGATGCAATCCCAATCTTTGGAATCCTCTAATAATTCAGAAATAACTTCACTACCTATTTCTCCACGTCCACCAGTGCCTGATGCATTAGCGCATTATACTTATTATGAGGACATCGAATACCCACCAGCAGATCCCACTACGGTGCAGCCTGCAATGAGATTTAGGGATCCATTGATAAAGAACATTATGGAAAAAGGGATAGAGACATCAGATCACTATAACGAGAACAATGTTGACGCATCGGAgaccctttttttattaatgaaCGATTACATTCCCTCAAAAATACCCCAGGCTTTGCCCTTAGCAGAATTGAAGTACATGTCACAAACCCTGCCTCTTATTAATCTAATACCGAGGGCTCACAAAGCTTTAACCActaatattataaataATGCCCTAAACGAGGCCAGGATTACTGTTGTTGGCTCACGAATAGAAGAACTAAGAAGACTTGGATTGTGGTCTTTAAGGCAACCTAAGAGATTCATTGATCCATGGAAACAACATAATACGCATCAAAACACACTTTTGGAAGAAGCCAAATGGATGCAAGCTGATTTCAAAGAGGGTCATAAATATAAAGTGGCTACCTGTACCGCAATAGCGCAGGCAATGAGGGATTACTGGATTTATGGGGAAATATGCTGCGTAAAACGTAAAATAGTTCTGACCAGCAAGGAAGATACATTATTGAGCGACGGGCGCGTATCTGAAAAGTCTGTTAGACCGTCGGATATTTCAACAAACGATTCCGACATTAACATAGCTGGCAAGGATGATACTGAGGCCGCTATAAACGTTGATAATACTACAACAAAAGAGTCTGCTGCTGCTACCAACTATAGAAATGGAAATGGTAACAATGAACCAAGACCTAGGAGTAAGCTTGATTTTGTAGATGGTTGTCTAGCTCAAAAAGCCGCTAATTATCAAGCCGTGCCTTCTATTGACACCAAGTTACTTTTTAAAAAGCCATCTTCCTCGAGCGAAATTGTGTGTATACAACATGATGTAGCTGCATCATCAGCATTGATTGGAACCGAAGAATCAGAGAAAGATCTAGCTCCCCCATTTAAGCTTGCAATCTTTGTTGACGAACTCAGCGCTTTTGAGAAAACATTGGTACAGGATTTACCCATATATAGTGGTATTATTGAGGAACAGCCAAAAGGTGACGATTCTTTACCATTCATTCCAATTTCTAAATCGGTTGTGTCATTGGATGATAACGGCTTTTATAAGTTGCTTGAGCGTCAATTGATTGACGAAGAACCATCAATATCGCAGTTGAGCAAAAGACGTGGTATGTTCTATGGTAATAGAAGAAATCATTATTTAAGACCTCCAGCAGTACCTTCCTTGCGCTATCTTCAAAACAGAACACCCACTATATGGTTATCCGAGGATGATCAGGAACTGGTCAAGAATATTAACACATATGGTTACAACTGGGAATTGATTAGTGCACATATGACTCATCGTCTCACATATTCTTATTTATCGAATATTGAACGTAGAACACCATGGCAATGTTTTGAGCGCTTTGTACAACTAAATGAACGATTTAATTTTAGTGACCTCAAGGGTCCTAGAGCACATAGTGCCCAACAGTGGTTGATCGAAGCCCATAAATTTCAACAAAGACAGAATAGAAGAATATCACCCTTAGGTGTAAATACGGAATCCATACAAAGAGGTCATAGAAGACTACGTTGGGCTAGCATGTTTGAGGCCATTAGAAAGtgtatgaaaaaaagagaaaatacACCGCGTCCCAATCCAACCCAACCGAGGAAACCTTTAGACTGTAAAAATATGAAGGTTCCTACTCCAGCGGAAATGTCGCTTTTAAAGGCACAAAGAGATGAGGCGTTGAGAAGGGATATTCAATTGAGAAGGACAGTGAAAAACAGGTTGCAACAGAGACAACAACAAAGTCAGCAGGCCCATTCATCCAGAGCTCAGAGTCCAGTACCTTCAAACGGCAAGTCTTCAAATTTGGCTAGGGGTGGGCAAGCGTCGACTCTAAGACCAAGCCAGAAGCAGTATACTGAGCAAGATATCATTGAAAGCTACTCGAGAAAGTTGTTGGAGCAAAAACCCGATATTGGTCCTGAGATGGCTCTGAAGGCGGCAAAAAACTACTATAGAACCTTGAAAgagcaacagcaacagctaAAGCAGCACCAGATACAACAGCAAAGGTTGCAGCTACAAGAGGACTCCAGCCAGGTGCAACACCTGCAGCAACTACAAACAGGATCGCAGGCTCCACCGCCAAAAGCATCTCCATCTCAATCTTCTCTTTCCAATCTTTCTAACATTAATTCTGCTTCAAGGATAAAGTCACCGACTCCACAGGAGATTTTGCAAAGGTTTCAGAAACAGTGA